Proteins from one Pithys albifrons albifrons isolate INPA30051 chromosome 2, PitAlb_v1, whole genome shotgun sequence genomic window:
- the HLX gene encoding H2.0-like homeobox protein isoform X2: MYTAGLAPFYASNFSLWSAAYCSASGPAAGGCFPLDAAVGKKPSFCIADILHASGEAAGGPADSLPGGPGTGMPAALGAVHHGGPFHATASPLRPTPVVAPDAPAAAFPPRLSPLSAAYHSHHHRPPQHRSPSAAVAAAGGGGAPAPARLPGGHTHGSAPAPASKDLKFGIDRILSAEFDPKVKEGNTLRGPYAVLTKDTLPQTYKRKRSWSRAVFSNLQRKGLEKRFEIQKYVTKPDRKQLAAMLGLTDAQVKVWFQNRRMKWRHSKEAQAQKDKEPPPEPEPAVQRAGAAPAAAGETEGSSSRSEADSDSSDAESLDMAPSDTERTEGAERSLPSTGLGKSSGSTDLPSPPPPAAASPETRSGL; encoded by the exons ATGTACACAGCCGGGCTGGCTCCTTTCTACGCCTCCAACTTCAGCTTGTGGTCAGCGGCGTATTGCTCTGCATCGGGGCCGGCAGCCGGAGGCTGCTTCCCGCTGGACGCCGCGGTGGGGAAGAAGCCGTCCTTCTGCATCGCCGACATCCTCCACGCCAGCGGCGAAGCGGCGGGAGGACCCGCCGACAGCCTACCCGGAGGTCCCGGCACCGGGATGCCGGCGGCGCTGGGAGCCGTCCACCACGGAGGTCCCTTCCACGCCACAGCCTCGCCGCTCCGGCCCACACCCGTCGTGGCCCCCGACGCCCCTGCCGCCGCCTTCCCTCCGCGCCTCTCGCCTCTCTCTGCCGCCTACCACTCGCACCACCACCGGCCACCGCAGCACCGGTCCCCCTCGGCGGCAgtggcggcggcgggcggcggaggcgccccggcccccgcccggCTGCCCGGCGGCCACACGCATGGCTCGGCACCGGCGCCCGCCAGTAAGGACCTGAAATTCGGCATCGACCGCATCTTATCGGCGGAGTTTGACCCCAAAGTCAAGGAAGGCAACACGCTGAGAG GTCCGTACGCAGTTTTAACCAAGGACACACTGCCTCAGACATACAAGAGAAAACGCTCCTGGTCCAGGGCTGTTTTTTCCAACCTGCAGAGGAAAGGTTTAGAAAAACGATTCGAAATCCAGAAGTATGTCACCAAACCGGACAGGAAGCAACTGGCAGCGATGCTGGGGCTGACAGATGCTCAA GTGAAGGTGTGGTTCCAGAACCGGAGGATGAAGTGGCGGCACTCCAAGGAGGCACAGGCCCAGAAGGACAAGGAGCCGCCTCCGGAGCCGGAGCCGGCGGTCCAGCGAGCCGGCgcagcgcccgccgccgccggggaGACCGAGGGCAGCTCCAGCCGTTCCGAAGCCGACAGCGACAGCAGCGACGCTGAGTCTCTCGACATGGCCCCCAGCGACACGGAACGGACTGAAGGCGCCGAGCGGAGCCTGCCCTCCACTGGACTTGGCAAGTCCTCTGGCAGCACCGACCTCCCCTCCCCAccgccccccgccgccgccagTCCCGAGACGCGGAGCGGGCTATAG
- the HLX gene encoding H2.0-like homeobox protein isoform X1: MYTAGLAPFYASNFSLWSAAYCSASGPAAGGCFPLDAAVGKKPSFCIADILHASGEAAGGPADSLPGGPGTGMPAALGAVHHGGPFHATASPLRPTPVVAPDAPAAAFPPRLSPLSAAYHSHHHRPPQHRSPSAAVAAAGGGGAPAPARLPGGHTHGSAPAPASKDLKFGIDRILSAEFDPKVKEGNTLRDLTSLLTTSRQTGVHLPNLQPSAGQFFASLDPINEASAILGPLNTNPRSSMQHQFQDTFPGPYAVLTKDTLPQTYKRKRSWSRAVFSNLQRKGLEKRFEIQKYVTKPDRKQLAAMLGLTDAQVKVWFQNRRMKWRHSKEAQAQKDKEPPPEPEPAVQRAGAAPAAAGETEGSSSRSEADSDSSDAESLDMAPSDTERTEGAERSLPSTGLGKSSGSTDLPSPPPPAAASPETRSGL, encoded by the exons ATGTACACAGCCGGGCTGGCTCCTTTCTACGCCTCCAACTTCAGCTTGTGGTCAGCGGCGTATTGCTCTGCATCGGGGCCGGCAGCCGGAGGCTGCTTCCCGCTGGACGCCGCGGTGGGGAAGAAGCCGTCCTTCTGCATCGCCGACATCCTCCACGCCAGCGGCGAAGCGGCGGGAGGACCCGCCGACAGCCTACCCGGAGGTCCCGGCACCGGGATGCCGGCGGCGCTGGGAGCCGTCCACCACGGAGGTCCCTTCCACGCCACAGCCTCGCCGCTCCGGCCCACACCCGTCGTGGCCCCCGACGCCCCTGCCGCCGCCTTCCCTCCGCGCCTCTCGCCTCTCTCTGCCGCCTACCACTCGCACCACCACCGGCCACCGCAGCACCGGTCCCCCTCGGCGGCAgtggcggcggcgggcggcggaggcgccccggcccccgcccggCTGCCCGGCGGCCACACGCATGGCTCGGCACCGGCGCCCGCCAGTAAGGACCTGAAATTCGGCATCGACCGCATCTTATCGGCGGAGTTTGACCCCAAAGTCAAGGAAGGCAACACGCTGAGAG ATCTGACCTCCTTATTAACTACCAGCCGCCAAACTGGGGTTCATCTCCCCAACTTGCAGCCTTCCGCCGGCCAGTTCTTCGCGTCTCTAGACCCTATTAACGAGGCCTCTGCTATCCTGGGTCCCTTAAACACAAACCCAAGGAGCTCAATGCAGCACCAGTTTCAAGACACTTTTCCAG GTCCGTACGCAGTTTTAACCAAGGACACACTGCCTCAGACATACAAGAGAAAACGCTCCTGGTCCAGGGCTGTTTTTTCCAACCTGCAGAGGAAAGGTTTAGAAAAACGATTCGAAATCCAGAAGTATGTCACCAAACCGGACAGGAAGCAACTGGCAGCGATGCTGGGGCTGACAGATGCTCAA GTGAAGGTGTGGTTCCAGAACCGGAGGATGAAGTGGCGGCACTCCAAGGAGGCACAGGCCCAGAAGGACAAGGAGCCGCCTCCGGAGCCGGAGCCGGCGGTCCAGCGAGCCGGCgcagcgcccgccgccgccggggaGACCGAGGGCAGCTCCAGCCGTTCCGAAGCCGACAGCGACAGCAGCGACGCTGAGTCTCTCGACATGGCCCCCAGCGACACGGAACGGACTGAAGGCGCCGAGCGGAGCCTGCCCTCCACTGGACTTGGCAAGTCCTCTGGCAGCACCGACCTCCCCTCCCCAccgccccccgccgccgccagTCCCGAGACGCGGAGCGGGCTATAG